In Magnolia sinica isolate HGM2019 chromosome 12, MsV1, whole genome shotgun sequence, a single genomic region encodes these proteins:
- the LOC131220660 gene encoding G-type lectin S-receptor-like serine/threonine-protein kinase At2g19130 — MSMHVSVGMDTRRSMPYLSLLLFFILSLKAHLSNGLDSITPTQHLSRPHNLTSQDGIFELGFFTPGKSQNYYIGIWYKQISEQTVVWVANREKPLPNPSNSILTIAEDGNLVLLSTSKFPIWSTNLTSKPFNSTVAVLLDDGNLVLRDWSDPSVLHWQSFNHPTHTWLPGGWLGLNKVTKEYQQITSWKNSEDPAPGPFSLSIDPSRSTQYFMTWNGTRNYWTSGDWDGNIFSKVPEMIWSYILNFNFNETKERKFFTYSVKNDSILTRIVMGSSGQINQFSWLKDSNSWNLFWSQPRSRCDIYAICGVFGSCKEESSTSCTCLHGFEPKSLNDWNLSSWSGGCRRKTPLGCGQNVSFDGEKDRFWALSGMKLPDPSRSLAVGNVGECELACLNDCSCTAYAFKSRCLIWNGELLDLKQLSGGNVDEGTLHLRLDPSEIKFSVSRKGTITWAVVGAVAGAVFLLGIVLFFIWRRRWGRKMVCSDAVQGSLTAFSYRSLQIATKNFSEKLGGGGFGSVFKGTLPDQTTVAVKKLEGLRQGEKQFRMEVSTIGMIQHVNLIRLRGFCSEMAKRLLVYDYMPNGSLDSHLFGKNSNVLDWATRYQIAIETARGIAYLHEKCRDCIIHCDIKPANILLDGGFCSKVADFGLAKLVGREFSRVLTTMRGTRGYLAPEWISGLAITPKADVYSYGMMVFEIISGRRNTEQLAVGETVFFPIWALRKIMDGEIHCLLDYRLEGNANMEELSRACRVAGWCIQDDENDRPSMGQVIQILEGVLEANVPPVPRSLQILAENQNVVFFSNSSPASSQSSELPNNLSTTSRSKSVSSASSKE; from the coding sequence ATGTCCATGCATGTTTCAGTAGGCATGGATACCAGAAGAAGCATGCCatatctctctctcctcctcttcttcatcctttCTCTCAAGGCCCACCTCTCCAATGGTTTAGATTCCATCACCCCAACTCAACATCTTAGTAGGCCCCATAACCTAACCTCCCAAGATGGGATATTTGAACTGGGTTTCTTCACACCAGGCAAATCCCAGAACTACTACATAGGCATCTGGTACAAACAGATCTCAGAACAAACAGTTGTCTGGGTAGCTAACAGAGAAAAGCCCCTCCCAAATCCCTCCAATTCAATCCTAACAATTGCAGAAGATGGCAATCTAGTCCTCCTCAGCACCTCAAAATTTCCAATCTGGTCCACCAATCTAACATCCAAGCCGTTTAACTCGACTGTTGCGGTCCTCCTAGATGATGGAAATCTAGTTCTGAGAGACTGGTCCGATCCATCTGTCCTGCACTGGCAGAGTTTTAATCACCCAACTCATACATGGCTGCCTGGAGGGTGGCTTGGTTTGAACAAGGTGACGAAGGAATACCAACAGATTACTTCATGGAAGAACTCCGAAGATCCAGCCCCTGGGCCATTCTCTCTCTCAATAGACCCAAGCCGAAGCACGCAGTATTTTATGACGTGGAATGGGACTCGAAATTACTGGACTAGTGGGGATTGGGATGGAAATATTTTCAGCAAAGTCCCCGAAATGATATGGAGTTATatattgaatttcaatttcaatgaAACCAAAGAGAGGAAGTTTTTCACTTATTCGGTGAAAAATGATTCCATCCTTACAAGAATCGTGATGGGTTCTTCAGGCCAAATTAATCAGTTTTCATGGCTGAAAGACTCAAATTCATGGAATCTGTTCTGGTCTCAGCCAAGATCTCGATGTGATATTTATGCTATTTGTGGGGTCTTTGGGAGCTGCAAAGAGGAGAGCTCGACGTCCTGTACGTGCTTGCATGGTTTCGAGCCAAAGTCTCTGAATGACTGGAATTTGAGTAGTTGGTCAGGTGGGTGCAGGAGGAAAACTCCTTTGGGGTGTGGGCAGAATGTGTCTTTTGATGGTGAGAAAGACAGGTTTTGGGCTTTGTCCGGCATGAAGCTGCCAGACCCCTCGCGATCTTTGGCGGTTGGGAATGTCGGTGAATGTGAATTGGCTTGCTTAAATGACTGTTCTTGCACTGCTTATGCTTTCAAGAGCAGGTGTTTGATATGGAATGGAGAATTGTTAGATCTGAAGCAGTTGTCTGGTGGAAATGTTGACGAAGGCACTCTTCATCTCCGTCTTGATCCCTCTGAAATAAAGTTTTCGGTCAGTAGGAAGGGAACCATTACATGGGCTGTTGTAGGCGCAGTTGCCGGAGCTGTTTTTCTATTGGGTATTGTTCTGTTTTTTATTTGGAGGCGACGGTGGGGACGGAAAATGGTATGTTCGGATGCAGTTCAAGGCTCCTTGACTGCATTTAGCTACCGAAGTCTGCAGATTGCAACGAAGAATTTCTCAGAGAAATTAGGCGGTGGAGGTTTCGGTTCTGTTTTCAAAGGGACTTTGCCTGATCAAACAACTGTCGCAGTGAAGAAGCTTGAAGGGCTTCGGCAAGGAGAAAAGCAGTTCCGGATGGAGGTGAGCACAATCGGGATGATCCAACACGTTAATCTCATCCGCCTTCGTGGGTTTTGCTCGGAAATGGCTAAAAGGCTGCTTGTCTATGATTACATGCCAAATGGGTCTTTGGATTCTCATCTGTTTGGTAAGAATTCCAATGTCCTGGATTGGGCAACGAGGTATCAGATTGCGATTGAGACGGCAAGAGGAATAGCTTATCTTCATGAGAAATGCAGAGACTGTATCATACATTGCGATATTAAGCCAGCAAACATACTTCTGGATGGTGGGTTCTGTTCCAAGGTGGCTGATTTTGGTCTGGCGAAGCTTGTTGGGCGGGAATTCAGTCGGGTTTTAACAACCATGAGAGGAACAAGAGGCTATCTTGCTCCTGAATGGATTTCAGGCCTGGCAATCACGCCAAAAGCCGATGTCTACAGCTATGGGATGATggttttcgagatcatttcagggagGAGGAACACAGAGCAATTGGCGGTTGGGGAAACAGTCTTTTTCCCGATTTGGGCTCTGAGAAAAATCATGGATGGTGAAATCCATTGCTTGTTGGATTACAGATTGGAGGGAAATGCAAACATGGAAGAACTCAGTCGAGCTTGCAGAGTCGCTGGCTGGTGCATTCAGGACGATGAGAACGACAGGCCGTCGATGGGGCAGGTTATTCAAATCTTGGAGGGTGTTTTGGAAGCAAATGTCCCACCGGTACCGAGATCGCTTCAGATTCTTGCAGAAAATCAGAACGTGGTTTTCTTCTCCAACTCTTCACCGGCGTCTTCTCAAAGCTCTGAACTGCCGAACAATTTATCAACGACTTCACGGTCCAAAAGTGTGTCGTCAGCAAGTTCCAAGGAGTAA